One Ranitomeya variabilis isolate aRanVar5 chromosome 4, aRanVar5.hap1, whole genome shotgun sequence genomic window, ttggaaaaAGTAAGGGTGCTAAATGTTGTTGAACCAGTATTTGGGTTGCAAGTTTGACTAAGCATAATGATCGGTTATGCCAAGGGACCAAATTAACAGGCCATGCAAAAGAGCGTTTCCTCAAGGCATGATCATGGGGGTATAGTCTGTGGACTACGGTGAAACAATTTAAATCTGTGGATCGGGTGTGGGTATCGGTGCCCTCCATGGGGAACAAATTAATCACCAAGTGGCAAGGACCCTATTAAGTGTTGGAAAAGGTTGGAGAAGGCCACTGTAATGTTTACCAACCAATGAAAAGAAAGCCCCACAAGGTATGTCCTATCACTTGGTCAAGTATTGGCGGGATGGAGTTCACAATTGGTTGTGTGAAGATGCCAAGTCCCTTGTTTTGGGCAGAGGGGGAGGGGATGTAAAGAAGCAGATGGCAGAATCCTGGATAGGAGCTGCTGAGAGAGTTAAAAGAGACAAGATATGGGTCTATTTTGAAAGGGCAGCTGATGTGTTCATTCCTTGTCTGGGAGAACAGGTGCAAACACCTCTTGTATTTGGGTCTATGTATACAAGGTGGAGGACCTGTGTAAGTTGTTTAAACTCTGCAAGAGGCCGATGTCAcgattccacccctcagggtgtctgggatgcagtttctgacagctcggccgtccaatgcggtacaggggcgtgctaaaactgtcagtactttgattgacagcatggcCCTCCAATCTGGTTCAGGGGCgtgttgagctgtcagtgtgttgattgacaactcgactagccaatctgtgactgggagttgTCGGCTGTCTCTAAGTGTTCACTATCCTGGGTGAttgccatgcctacttaactgagaAGCTTCTCTCAGACCACTGGCAGATGTACATTCAACAAGTGAtgtttgtgctccctgtgccttgagttctgtatgctttatCTGTTCCCTGACCTTGgatttcgttctgaccatccgcctgtttaacccttCTGCTCCAATCCATTATCCTCCCGGTACCCCGACCTCAGAactttacctgactacgctttttgtCTCTTCCTGTTTATGACGTATCTTCCTggtttctgaccttggactccttgaccattctgactcatggcttgaccgtgagaagtgactagcgacaGCGTCACAGCCGAGTGTTGGGCTTTGAATATTGAGCAGCTGAACTGCTCTGTTACTTCTATATGGACTCTTTGCGTAGCGTCGCGAGCTGGGACGCTGTAAATCTAATTACCGGTAACAGTTTTTGGAATTTATTGGTCAGTTTAATTTTGTAACCATTGTTATAGCTTTATATTGTTTTTAATGTGCTTTTTATATTTTGTATCTTTATGGTTTGTGGGAGGGATTTGGTGGCTGGGTGTGTCATGGCCGGTGCACTATATCCGCTGTCTGTCCTGAGCACAAATCGACCCGTAGAAGTgcaggcacagcgcgaaacggccgtcgtcctcccctgctcacacgagcttcggctccctctcccccggccatgaattttatctggagTTATTGATAATAAAGAAGTGacttttgaagactggtgagtgcccttatTGCTGTTCTTACAAGGATTATGTACATAGAAGTCTTTTTTCCTGAAGGAGCACCCGAAGTCATAAGTCAGCGGTATATGGATGAGTCACATCTGGTAGCATACCCTGAATAGAGTCTCGTTCACACTGTTGGACAAGGGATTGTGCCgctcgtggttttttttttttttgtggctatatTGGACTCTTTGTTTTGTTATTACTTTCTGCTGGAAGTTTATGGAGTTAATAAACTTTCCTGCTTGGACAAGAAACTGCGAGCTTGAGTGAACGGTGCAAACTATCAATGAGCTAAATCCCTACACTACCCATAGCCTTCATACACAATTTCCAATTACATCTGTTTATTACAGAAGTCACTACAAAAAATCGTATAATGGACAGCAGGGGTCCTTGATGGAACACTTTATTTTGATGAGTGAAATAAAGAGCTGCATACAAGAATGACAGAATTTGCAACAGAAATCCTGAATGAGACCTCTAATGCAGATTTAAGCAAAAGTTTAATAAGAGTAGGTGTCTGATTACTTGAAAACCCTTATGAGTTTAGAAGTAAACCCTTTTTTATTGTTAAAAATTGTTTTGATCCCACTATACCCAATGTCTAATCACAAAAGTGATATCGTGGCTGCATATAAAGTATGAAATCACAGCATCACAGAGATGATCAGGAAACTAAAAGAAATCTGTGTTCCTCTGAATGCGGACACCCAGACTCTgtctactacgtctgagtgtccgcCTAGTAGGCATATATGCCCAAAAATAATGTATGACAGATTGCACGTTCACTCTGTTAGCACCATTATGGCCCAGTTGGCGCATACGCCCAAATCCTGTTTTATGGTGAAGTTCAGACGTAAGCCTCATCAGGCACTACAGATGAGTGTCAAAACACAGTGTGAAAGCACCATAAGGTTTGTGTGTGGTTTCATCTGCTGAAGTGGCTTCAAGTAAAAAACCTGTTTGTTAATGAAAGACCTGCATCTCCTGGTCATGCATATGTAATGCAAGTACTATACAAGGTTTGTTCAGCAATTACAAAATATTTTTAAAAgggctcagattttttttttttaaataaaagctctTGTCCCAGATCTTATTTACTCTTTTCCCGCAGGTGTCTACTTCCTTGGTCTCATCTCGATATACCGGAAATTTCCTCTAATCCAATCACTGGATGCTCATCTCAACTAGTGATTGCCTGATGGGCATTTACAACCATTTCCAGATTGTAGAGACCATGATGCTAAGAACCAGGTGTGCATCAAAATAAGACTCTGAAGGTTTACCGTATTTTCCAGATTaaaagtttcactttttttttctcccaaatttggggtactggtggccattttcccggggtACACCACATTGAAAAGTATGGAAAGTGCAGTGCTCTGGGCTTTTACAAAATGTCAGTGAAGCGACCACACCTCCGAACATCACCTCCTTCCAGCATGGGTCCCACACAGCATCGCCTCAGTCCTACCTTTAGCTGAACACCACCCCCTCCAGCCTAGGACCTGCAGCATCGCCTGAGTCCTACATCAGCTGAataccacctcctaccagcctggggcctgcAGCATCGCCTGAGTCCTACCTCAGCTGAACACCACCACCTACCAGCCTGGGTCCCGCAGCATCGCCTCAGTCGTACCTCAGCTGAACACTACCTCCTACCAGACTGGGGCCCACAGCATCGCCTCAGCCCTACCTCAGCTGATCACCaactcctaccagcctggggccacAGCATCGCCTCAGTCATACCTCAGCTGAACACTACCTCCTACCAGCCTTGGGCCGCAGCATCGCCTCAATCCTACCTCGGttgaacaccacctcctaccagcctggggccacAGCATCGCCTCAGTCCTACCTCAGTtaaacaccacctcctaccagcctggggccgcAGCATCGCCGCAGTCCTACCTCAgctgaacaccacctcctaccagcctggggccacAGCATCGCCTCAGTCGTACCTCAgctgaacaccacctcctaccaaccTGGGGCCGCAGCATCACCTCAGTCCTACCTCAGGTGAACACCACCTCCAACCAGCCTGGGGCAGCAGCATCACCTCAGTCCTACCTCAgctgaacaccacctcctaccagcctggggccgcAGCATCTCCTCAGTCCTACCTCAgctgaacaccacctcctaccagcctggggccgcAACATCACCTCAGTCCTACCTCAgctgaacaccacctcctaccagcctggggccgcAACATCACCTCAGGCCACCCTCAgctgaacaccacctcctaccagcctggggccgcAGCATCGCCGCAGTCCTACCTCAgctgaacaccacctcctaccagcctggggccgcAACATCACCTCAGTCCTACCTCAgctgaacaccacctcctaccagcctgggaccGCAGCATCACCTCAGTCCTAACTCAgctgaacaccacctcctaccagcctggggccgcAGCATCGCCTCagttctactatttttttttttttaactttaagtcCCTTTCAAAAATCATTTTAAtttgctggacaacccctttaattagcaGACATCACGGGCTTGGCATAAAGTGTAGCTAGACATGATCAGCTCATTTCTCACCTTAGTGTTAGTTGGTTTCCCATATGATCTAAAAAAGAAAGATTATCAGTAAATTTTGTAAGAGGTGCATTTGGATCCTCACCCACATCCCACCCCCTAAATTTCCTTATCCAACTAGGATGATTTCTTTTCACCACTCACATCGGATTCTTTTCTTTTTCAGCACAAGACAACAGACGAGGATATTAACCAGAAGAATCCCAGCAATCAGTGCAGACCCTGCCCCAATCAGAAGCACCAGTGGGAGCTCCACCTTGACGGACAGGAGGTCTGTGATTTGGAGAAAGAATTGGATTATTCTTCAGACTCATACTAGTATCATAGATGTACTGCTACAGGTTCAGATAACTCACCTGCTGGTGCAACAGACGTATGACTCACTTCACTTTGTTTGGTGTTAACTTTTACCCTCAGGCTACCATTGCCATCTATACTGCGAGTGTCCAACAGGAGAAAGCGAGAAGAATTGGTGAAGAATCGTCCATCTTGATCTCGAAGGGGGAAGCCAGATGGAGGCTGATTCTGGATCACTAGCAGAAGTAGGAGGGATAATCCAGAAACATGGGGTGTACTAACTGGAGAGTCTGGTGGGACTGAGAGGTAGAAAATGTATCACAGATTATAATTATGCACTATATAGATATTTTTTGGGCCGCACATTATCTGTTAACTTTATACACTGCAAGGATCTAAGTGTCTCCTTCTGGAATAACTCTTTATCTAACCTAAAAAATATTtactaatacactgctcaaaaaaataaaggaaacactaaaatcccacatcctagatatcactgaatgaaatattcctgttgtaaatctttattcattacatagtggaatgtgttgagaacaataaaacctaaaaatgatcaacgaaaatcacaactaatatccaatggaggtctggagttggaatgatgctcaaaatcaaagtggaaaatgaagttacaggctgatccaacttcagtggaaatgtctcaagacaaggaaagtatgctcagtagtgtgtgtggcctccacgtacctgtatgacctccctacaacgcctgggcatgctcctggtgaggcggcagatggtttcctgagggacagtctgtggtgcaacatgatgttggtggatggtgcgagacatgatgtcccagatgtgttgtatcggattcaggtctggggaacaggcgggccagtccatagcttcaatgccttcatcttgcaggaactgctgacacactccagccacatgaggtctggcattgtcctgcattaggaggaacccagggccatccgcaccagcatatagtctcacaaggggtctgaggatctcatctcggtacctaatggaagtcaggCTGCCTCTGGAGAGCACAAGAAATGCcatctcacaccattactgacccactgccaaactgatcatgctgaaggatgttgcaggcagcagatcgctctccacggcgtctccagacacgtctgtcgcatgtgctcagtgtgaagctgctttcatctgtgaagagcacagagcgccagtggtgaatttgccaatcctggtgttctgtggcaaatgccaagcgtccttcatggtgttgggctgtgagcacaacccccatctgtggacgttcggcactcagaccatcctcatggagtcgatttctaaccgtttgtgcagacacatgcacatttgtggcctgctggaggtcattttacagggctctggcagtgttcctccttgcacaaaggctgaggtagcagccctgctgctgggttgttgccctcctatggccccctccacgtctcctggtgtactggactgtctcctggtagcgcctccagcctctggacactacgcggacagacacagcaaaccttcttgccacagctcgcattgatgtgccatgctggatgagctgcactacctgagccacttatgtgggttgtagagtccgtctcatgctacgagtgtgaaagcacaaccaacattcaaaagtgaccaaaacatcagccagaaagcattggtattgagatgtggtctgtggtcaccacttgcagaaccactcctttattgagtgtgtctagataattgccaataatttccatctgttgtctattccatttgcacaatagcatgtgaaattgattgtcaaacagtgttgcttcctaagtggacagtttgatttcacagaagtttgatttacttggagttatattctgttgtttaagtgttccctttatttttttgtgcagtgtaaaTGATTCCCATTTCAGTGAGGTCGAGCATCTCTATTTTGAAATACTAAATATGTCTCTGAAATTGAGGTTTTATCCATCAATCATCTCTTGTCTTTTGTGAAGTCTAATGTTTACATTCAGAAGAAGCATATTGTTAAGGATAAGATTTCAGTATTTAACTAAAGCTTGTTTTAAAAAACTATAACACAAAGTCTACAGAATAGATGATGAATCCATCAATGTCAAAGCCCCAAGACCGAAAATGAAGTCCACTACAGCCCCAACCATTAGACACTCTCTAAGCCTCGGTATATAGGATGGATTCCCCCTTGTATTGGTGAATGCTTTTACATTACATTGCACTCTATATATCTTTCCAGTGTTACATGTAAGATTTTATCTTAaatgaaagtgttaaaaaacaatTCCTGTACCAGCTACCTGCCAAGGCAAGCTGAGGTCACTTCTCGGGTACACCATCAGTACTTACAATGAATGCTCAGCAATTCTTCATCTTTGCCTTTTGTACCATTACAGTTTTCTCCAATAATCTCTGCAAGGGACAGGCTGCTTGTACTTCCAGGGGTTACTGGTAGCATAAATGGGGGCTCTCTACCAAGCCCTACCTCTTGCTTTACACCATTTAAATACCAACTTAAGGTAGAGCCACTGGCCTCACACGACACTCCATGAACTCCATTTTTTAAAACTGGTTTCCCAAGAGCTGAAATAAGCATGAAAATATTATTGGAATACCTATAATTAATAAATGCAGTATTTAGATATTTGTAATAATAATACTCCTCAAAATTGAAATTACAACACCAAAAAATTATTCAGTATAGAGTATGACATACCCACACTTCAGCTCCATGGCAACTATCAATGGGGTTAATAAGAGTCATCTGAGGAATATTCTGCCACGCTTAATGCAATTGAGCacagaaatcatcaagatccgctgttgTGAGCTCCCTTTATAATTGCCTACCAATGATAACCCAAATGTGCTTCATGGGAGACAAGTCAAGAGACGCTGCAGGCCACGGTAGCACATTTAAGCCACACAGGCTACTCACAGCATAACAAGCAACATGTGACCTAGTGAAGATGTGTTGAAAAATAGCGTGTGGCAAAATagcgttttgcgtgtggcgagttttccatgaggtgagttttgcacgtgtggtgagttttgcgtgagcctagttttgcttgTGGCGAATCTtgtgcgtggtgagttttgagtggtgacttttgtgtttcgacttttatgtggggaggttggtgtgtgtgtggtgaaatgtgtgctgagggtggtatatgtgttcaagcacgtgatagtgtgtggcgcattttgtgtgtgtgttcatatccccgtgtgtggtgagtatcccatgtcggggccccaccttagcaactgtacagtatatactctttggcgccgtcgctctcattctttaagtcccccttgttcacatctggcagctgtcaatttgcctccaacacttttcctttcactttttccccattatgtagataggggcaaaattgtttggtgaattggaacgcgcggggttaaaatttcgcctcacaacatagcctatgatgctctcagggtccagacgtgtgactgtgcaaaattttgtggctgtagctgagacggtgcagatgccaatcccggacatacacacacacacatacatacatacacacatacatacatacatacatacatacacacacacacacacacacacacacacacacacacacacacacacacacacacacacacacacacacacacacattcagctttatatattagactagctgaagagcccggcgttgcccaggcatagtaactaactgttagttatagcacctcacttctctcattttcccatcacgcctctcattttccccctcacatctctcattttccccctcacatctctcattttccccctcacgtctctcattttcccctcactcctctcattttcccccatacctcatttttcccctcacacctcattttccccctcacacctctcattttctcccctcacttctctcatttcccccaacacctgtcattttgacctcacacctgtctttttccaatcactccactattttcccctcactcctctccttttgcactcacacatcttcattttcacctcacacttcttattttcccctcagtatatacctgtatatctgctcctgtatatagtatatacctgtatgtcatctcctcctgtatatagtatatacctgtatgtcatttcccctgtatatagtatataactgtaagtcatctcctcctgtatatagtatatacctgtatgtcatgttccctgtatattgtatatacctgtatgtcatctcctgtatatagtatatacctgtatgtcatctcctgtatatagtatatacctgtatgtcatctcccctgtatatagtatatacctgtatgtcacctcctcctgtatataatatatagctgtatgttctcctcctgtatatagtatatacttgtatgtcatatcccctgtatatagtatatacctgtatgtcatctatcctgtatatagcatatacctgtatgtcatctcctgtatatacttgtacgtcatctcccctgtatatagtatatacctgtatgtcatttcctgtatatagtatatacctgtatgtcatctcctgtatatagtatatgcctgtatgtcacctcctgtatatagtatatacctgtatgtcatctatcctgtatatagcatatacctgtgtgccatctcctgtatatagtatatacctgtaagtcatctatcctgtatatagtatatacctgtatgtcatctcccctgtatatagtatatacctgtgtcatctcccctgtatatagtatatacctgtatgtcatctcctcctgtatatataatatatagctgtatgtcatctcctcctgtatatagtatatacctgtaagtcatctcccctgtatatagtatatacctgtaagtcatctcccctgtatatacctgtatgtcatctcccctgtatatagtatatacctgtatgtaatctcccctgtatatagtttattcctgtatgtcatctcctcctgtatataatatataactgtatgtcatctcctcctgtatatagtatatacgtgtatgtcatctctcctgtatatagtatgtacctgtatgttatctccttctgtatatagtatatatgtgtatatcatctcccctgtatatagtatatacctgtatgccatctgctCCTGGCtggcaatttgcctccaacacttttcctttcactttttccccattatgtagataggggcaaaattgtttggtgaattggaatgcacggggttaaaattttgcatcacaacatagcctatgacgctctcggggtccagacgtgtgactgtgcaaaattttgtggatgtagctgcgacggtgcagatgccaatcccggacatacacacacacattcagctttacataTTAGATTagttaaatacatttacagtaaGCTACCCATGaaatgtactaattatatatgtcactcatttctatcatctatctatctacgttTTGAAGAATATTTACTTTGAAAACTATCTTTAATTGACAGagaattactctatgtaaaagctaatgttaaaatcacattgcatatgGATCGCACACTCATGTCTTTCAGATGTCAGACAGATGCTAgatgagaaaaatcacattgtactcgcaTAAAAATCGCATGCCACTCGTCCAACTTTTCATGAACAATAGAGGGCTTATTTTATTTATgctgatgggtatgagccctaactcCACCACTTTGCCTACTTGATGTTGCTATTTCAGTATTAAGGAGtgcagtagtaataataatatttagaTTGTGAGTTCTAATTTTGATAAagataatatctgtaaagtgcaGTGGAAAATAATGGTGGTGTATAAAATGAGTAAAATGAATAATATCCAAtgccatgacttttggatatgggatggaccccactccttcttaaaaccaccataactactgtaaacctaggtactaaaataaatacacaaaacacattattttggttgtcaaaatggccacagcttttattaaaatcacaggattaaataatcacagtaggagtcaggtggagtgctagtacattgggattcacaagtactgcgatatccccagctgtctgacatacagcaccaggacagacaggcataatggggcggcacgcactggcttgccattgaagcagagccagtaaactttcagggcaccaatgaccctattatcctcacttctgggcttaaccactgtgcccgcccctgattgatgttaccattacaacgtccttgaggctggccaccaaagccgagcctgctcaccaccatgaggttttacatcctctattagttaaaatgagtccaccttaacttgtctgcaacttccacctgactcctaaaccgcaaagccgtgacgggttataaattccaagtctcatttgacactttttttttttttaataattaaatcatttttgtaaacttaaaaactagaagtccctgcaaaagcattaatgggactaaactcggcaaacccccgactcacaaagagtcatcctacagcgctcaggagaggaaaaaaaccctgtggaggaaacctccagggaaccatggctgaaggattgcccttcccttgggcttagaaggttaccgcaaataataactctttatagccaatatacagttgaacatggtacaagatatacaatgacaaattcaaaaatacaataaaacatttatcattatacaagcaataattaaaaagtttaaggacaaagattataaacagggcgggagggcgggtaatgtttcctcctgtccatcctgtgagagaaagagggagagccagacttgcctcccctatataagtcccaccctcctcacagtaatacaccaggcacaaacatctaaacttcctcttaaagcaacaacactcttgtttaaaatctacaccgcaatacaaacaaaagctgcaggagttctcggtccacccatccccaagtcatgtccacctccatctagtctccggtggtttctagaTGTCTGGAACTATGAGGAGAACATGTACTTTGGGAAACAAGTTTAACCTGCAAGTCTTAAATACACAATTCTTATTAACAACATGTAAGGACTTATGTAAATGGTTGTATTTCTGCTTTACATATACTGTAAGCTGTTTTGTGAAGGGTTGTCTCAATATTCCTGTAAATCAGGCCTGGGCAAAGTGCCGCCTGGGGGCCACTTtcagccctctggctgtctcagtccggcccgcgGACCGAGACAGCCATGGGGCTTGAAATTTGAGGTCCTCAGGCCGCACGGTGCCTGTCCGTTCACTGTCTCCATGTGCGGCTCTGAGCTGAGCCGCCGCTGACTCCTTTGATGGAGGAGGGGcgtccggccacttcctccaccaatcagcgtgtgagcggaggcagggagagaagcagagcgccagggaatgggaacgaggtgagtatgtggtgtgg contains:
- the TMEM25 gene encoding transmembrane protein 25 isoform X1; this encodes MCATWNNTAVVGQARKLLILQVLRGAADPPWVRTPENEVVCVMSAGWDGHHIALGKPVLKNGVHGVSCEASGSTLSWYLNGVKQEVGLGREPPFMLPVTPGSTSSLSLAEIIGENCNGTKGKDEELLSIHFPPDSPVSTPHVSGLSLLLLLVIQNQPPSGFPLRDQDGRFFTNSSRFLLLDTRSIDGNGSLRVKVNTKQSEVSHTSVAPADLLSVKVELPLVLLIGAGSALIAGILLVNILVCCLVLKKKRIRYHMGNQLTLSTSNNMKLNNSCLPREHMSLPSNLQLNDLRPQTKRSGNSVCDTQEDVSAPSGTATESWFDRFPLVGYIYKASSVSSDEIWL
- the TMEM25 gene encoding transmembrane protein 25 isoform X3 codes for the protein MLLSISLLLTQQFSLRALGKPVLKNGVHGVSCEASGSTLSWYLNGVKQEVGLGREPPFMLPVTPGSTSSLSLAEIIGENCNGTKGKDEELLSIHFPPDSPVSTPHVSGLSLLLLLVIQNQPPSGFPLRDQDGRFFTNSSRFLLLDTRSIDGNGSLRVKVNTKQSEVSHTSVAPADLLSVKVELPLVLLIGAGSALIAGILLVNILVCCLVLKKKRIRYHMGNQLTLSTSNNMKLNNSCLPREHMSLPSNLQLNDLRPQTKRSGNSVCDTQEDVSAPSGTATESWFDRFPLVGYIYKASSVSSDEIWL
- the TMEM25 gene encoding transmembrane protein 25 isoform X2; translated protein: MCATWNNTAVVGQARKLLILQVLRGAADPPWVRTPENEVVCVMSAGWDGHHIALGKPVLKNGVHGVSCEASGSTLSWYLNGVKQEVGLGREPPFMLPVTPGSTSSLSLAEIIGENCNGTKGKDEELLSIHLIQNQPPSGFPLRDQDGRFFTNSSRFLLLDTRSIDGNGSLRVKVNTKQSEVSHTSVAPADLLSVKVELPLVLLIGAGSALIAGILLVNILVCCLVLKKKRIRYHMGNQLTLSTSNNMKLNNSCLPREHMSLPSNLQLNDLRPQTKRSGNSVCDTQEDVSAPSGTATESWFDRFPLVGYIYKASSVSSDEIWL